In Nitrosophilus alvini, the following are encoded in one genomic region:
- a CDS encoding acyloxyacyl hydrolase, producing MKKFLIYLFPLLLYADPLLLMEFGSSTKSSSKNFYALSYGIKTPLINLPTYTKLYVGGWKEPESSCFTGVSEGIFFGKNLFFLAEIGIVFLSETTRNLSTTFEFSEKAGIGYRFDSYMVSINFRHFSNGGIKEPNRGEGFITMDFYISGF from the coding sequence GTGAAAAAATTTTTGATATATCTTTTTCCATTATTGCTTTATGCTGACCCGCTGCTATTAATGGAATTTGGCTCAAGCACAAAAAGTAGCAGCAAAAATTTTTATGCTCTTTCATATGGCATAAAGACTCCTTTAATAAATCTTCCCACATATACAAAACTTTATGTGGGAGGGTGGAAAGAGCCTGAAAGCTCATGTTTTACCGGAGTTAGCGAAGGTATTTTTTTCGGTAAAAATCTTTTTTTTCTGGCTGAAATCGGTATAGTTTTTTTATCTGAAACAACCCGCAATCTCTCTACAACTTTCGAGTTCAGCGAAAAAGCAGGAATTGGCTACAGATTTGACAGTTATATGGTTTCTATAAATTTCAGACATTTCTCCAACGGGGGAATCAAAGAGCCAAACAGAGGAGAAGGTTTTATTACAATGGATTTTTATATATCCGGATTTTGA
- a CDS encoding ComF family protein — protein sequence MKCLLCDRLSLIHICRECQKKHLSPTIKERKTADGFSIYTFYSYSEIELFLKTKHKYIGYYIYRILAKNSFSLFAKEFEERAYVVGIDDVAVSGYSHTAILAKAMKTKNIKPLYGSLRAENKVSYSGQSLEFRLKNPRNFQYRGKKGIDIILLDDVITTGLTISEAVGVLRKEGCSPLFALTLADAKR from the coding sequence GTGAAATGTCTGCTCTGCGACAGACTTTCACTCATTCATATCTGCCGGGAATGCCAGAAAAAGCATCTTTCTCCTACAATTAAAGAGCGCAAAACGGCTGATGGTTTCAGTATTTACACTTTCTACTCCTACTCCGAGATAGAGCTTTTTCTCAAGACAAAACATAAATATATCGGGTATTATATATACAGGATTCTTGCAAAAAATAGCTTCTCTCTTTTTGCAAAGGAGTTTGAAGAGAGAGCGTATGTGGTTGGGATAGATGATGTTGCAGTATCCGGCTATTCGCATACCGCCATATTGGCTAAAGCTATGAAAACAAAAAACATAAAACCTCTATACGGTTCTTTAAGGGCTGAAAATAAAGTTTCCTATTCTGGGCAGAGTCTTGAGTTTAGGCTCAAAAATCCGAGAAATTTTCAATATAGGGGGAAAAAAGGTATAGATATTATTCTTTTGGATGATGTAATAACCACAGGACTTACAATAAGTGAGGCTGTGGGTGTGTTGCGTAAAGAGGGCTGCAGTCCGCTTTTTGCTTTGACTCTGGCTGATGCGAAAAGGTAA
- a CDS encoding YajG family lipoprotein encodes MKKYIIAAFLAVLFAGCSYKGVNVVFEPYQGKKYSVSGSYGLNVADEREFKTRIGVIKAADGSLADITSAQELADIFKNAIQNALIAKGMENFDIDVRIEEFFIEYDKKRLTGENIFGSAKITLYVKRGPKSVTKVIKIHESKWISPVGSAKKIRDFAQEILDLSLKSLIKSIAEANKELVQ; translated from the coding sequence ATGAAAAAATATATAATTGCGGCGTTTCTGGCAGTGCTGTTTGCGGGATGTTCCTATAAAGGCGTAAATGTTGTATTTGAGCCGTATCAGGGAAAAAAATATAGTGTATCAGGCTCTTACGGGCTTAATGTGGCAGACGAAAGAGAATTTAAAACCAGAATCGGTGTCATAAAAGCGGCTGACGGTTCTTTGGCTGATATAACTTCCGCTCAGGAGTTGGCAGATATTTTCAAAAACGCCATACAGAATGCTCTCATAGCAAAAGGTATGGAGAATTTCGACATAGACGTGAGGATAGAAGAGTTCTTTATCGAATATGATAAAAAGAGACTTACAGGCGAAAATATTTTCGGAAGTGCAAAAATAACTCTTTATGTGAAACGGGGTCCGAAAAGTGTAACAAAAGTGATAAAAATACATGAGAGCAAATGGATATCACCGGTGGGAAGTGCAAAAAAGATAAGAGATTTTGCACAGGAGATACTCGATCTATCACTCAAATCACTCATCAAAAGTATAGCTGAAGCCAATAAAGAGTTAGTGCAGTGA
- the lepA gene encoding translation elongation factor 4, whose translation MENIRNFSIIAHIDHGKSTLADRIIQECGAVEERNIKEQMLDTMDIEKERGITIKAQSVRLKYIKDGKEYILNLIDTPGHVDFSYEVSRSLASSEGALLVVDASQGVEAQTIANVYIALENDLELIPVINKIDLPAADPDRVKEDIESTIGLDCTDALEVSAKTGQGIKELLDAIVDRIPAPKGDPEAPAKALIYDSWFDSYLGALALVRVFDGEIRKGQEVLIMGTGKKHEVLNLMYPHPLKPIKTDSIKTGEIGIVVMGLKNIGDVQVGDTITDAKNPTLEPIEGFEEVKPFVFAGLYPIETDKFEDLRDALEKLKLNDASIAYEPETSAALGFGFRVGFLGLLHMEVVKERLEREFGLDLIATAPTVTYRVKKTDGSEIEIQNPSELPPVQEIEKIYEPYVKATIITPTEFLGNIITLLNEKRGVQLKMDYLNEERVLLEYEIPMNEIVMDFYDKLKTVTKGYASFDYEPSGYKEGDLVKLDIRVAGEPVDALSIIVPKAKAQYRGRELVKKMKEIVPRQLFEVPIQASIGNKIIARETVKSMGKNVTAKCYGGDISRKRKLLEKQKAGKKRMKAIGKVQLPQEAFLTVLKID comes from the coding sequence ATGGAAAACATAAGAAACTTTTCCATCATCGCTCATATAGATCACGGCAAAAGTACTCTTGCCGACAGAATTATTCAGGAGTGCGGTGCTGTAGAAGAGAGAAATATAAAAGAGCAGATGCTCGATACCATGGATATAGAAAAAGAGAGAGGTATTACTATAAAAGCCCAGAGTGTGAGGCTCAAATATATAAAAGATGGCAAAGAATATATACTAAATCTTATAGATACGCCAGGGCATGTGGATTTTAGCTATGAAGTCAGCCGGTCGCTTGCCTCAAGTGAAGGAGCTTTACTGGTAGTTGATGCCAGTCAGGGTGTTGAAGCTCAGACGATAGCAAACGTTTATATCGCCCTTGAAAATGATCTTGAACTCATACCTGTTATAAACAAAATTGATCTCCCCGCGGCAGACCCCGACAGAGTAAAGGAAGATATCGAAAGCACTATAGGATTGGACTGTACGGATGCTCTTGAAGTAAGTGCAAAAACAGGGCAGGGCATAAAAGAGCTGCTTGATGCGATAGTAGACAGGATTCCGGCTCCTAAAGGCGATCCAGAAGCTCCGGCCAAAGCCTTGATTTACGATAGCTGGTTTGACAGCTATCTTGGAGCTCTTGCTCTTGTGAGAGTATTTGACGGTGAGATTAGAAAAGGGCAGGAAGTGCTCATAATGGGTACAGGCAAAAAACATGAAGTCTTGAACCTTATGTATCCCCATCCGTTAAAACCGATAAAAACCGATTCCATTAAAACAGGTGAAATAGGAATTGTCGTAATGGGGCTCAAAAACATAGGCGATGTTCAGGTAGGAGATACTATAACCGATGCCAAAAATCCGACACTTGAGCCGATAGAAGGGTTTGAAGAGGTAAAACCGTTCGTTTTTGCCGGACTCTACCCGATAGAGACAGACAAGTTTGAAGATCTTAGAGATGCATTGGAAAAACTCAAGCTCAACGATGCAAGCATAGCGTATGAGCCTGAAACTTCAGCGGCTCTGGGATTTGGTTTCAGGGTAGGGTTTCTTGGTCTTTTGCATATGGAAGTGGTAAAAGAGAGACTTGAAAGAGAGTTTGGGCTTGATCTTATAGCAACCGCGCCGACCGTTACGTATAGAGTCAAAAAGACAGACGGAAGCGAAATAGAGATACAAAATCCGAGTGAACTGCCTCCTGTTCAGGAGATTGAAAAAATTTACGAGCCTTATGTAAAGGCTACGATAATTACTCCGACCGAATTTTTGGGAAATATCATAACTCTTCTAAATGAGAAAAGAGGAGTTCAGCTCAAGATGGATTATCTTAACGAAGAGAGAGTTCTTCTTGAGTATGAGATACCAATGAATGAAATAGTGATGGATTTTTATGATAAACTCAAAACAGTAACCAAAGGGTATGCCAGTTTTGACTACGAACCTTCAGGATACAAAGAAGGGGATCTGGTAAAACTTGACATCAGAGTTGCCGGCGAGCCCGTAGATGCACTTTCGATCATTGTTCCGAAAGCCAAAGCACAGTACAGAGGACGTGAACTTGTCAAAAAGATGAAAGAGATCGTTCCCAGACAGCTTTTTGAGGTTCCCATACAAGCTAGCATAGGAAATAAAATCATAGCCAGAGAAACGGTAAAATCCATGGGTAAAAACGTGACGGCGAAATGTTATGGGGGTGATATATCCAGGAAAAGAAAGCTTCTTGAAAAACAGAAAGCAGGTAAAAAAAGAATGAAAGCGATAGGCAAAGTGCAGCTTCCGCAGGAGGCTTTTCTGACAGTTCTCAAAATCGATTAG
- a CDS encoding ribose-phosphate pyrophosphokinase codes for MRGYKIFSGTAHQDFANKIVKYLDVPLSKATVNRFSDGEINVQISESVRGRDVFIVQPTGSPANDNLMELLIMTDALRRSSANTITAVIPYFGYARQDRKAAPRVPITAKLIANLIQTAGITRVITIDLHAGQIQGFFDIPVDNLYGSIIFIDYVKNKNLKNPVIASPDIGGVARARYFANRLGLDMVIVDKRREKANESEVMNIIGDVEGKDVILVDDMIDTAGTIVKAASALKKNGANSVMACCTHPVLSGPAYERIEEGELDELVVSDTLPLKKDTEKIKVLSVAPLFGEVIRRVYHNESVNSLFV; via the coding sequence ATGAGAGGATATAAAATCTTTTCAGGTACCGCACATCAGGATTTTGCGAACAAGATTGTAAAATATCTGGATGTACCGCTTAGCAAAGCAACAGTAAATAGATTCAGCGACGGTGAGATAAATGTTCAGATAAGCGAAAGTGTGCGGGGACGGGATGTGTTTATTGTACAGCCTACAGGTTCACCTGCCAATGACAATCTCATGGAACTTCTTATCATGACTGATGCCCTGAGAAGAAGTTCAGCAAATACCATCACAGCCGTAATTCCCTATTTCGGTTATGCCAGACAGGATAGAAAAGCGGCCCCAAGAGTCCCCATCACGGCAAAATTGATAGCCAATCTTATCCAGACTGCAGGGATTACCAGAGTTATTACCATTGACTTGCATGCCGGCCAGATACAGGGGTTTTTCGATATTCCCGTGGACAATCTTTACGGCTCTATAATATTTATAGATTATGTAAAAAATAAAAATCTTAAAAACCCTGTTATCGCAAGTCCGGATATCGGAGGAGTTGCAAGAGCAAGGTATTTTGCCAACAGACTGGGGCTTGATATGGTAATTGTAGACAAAAGAAGAGAAAAAGCCAATGAATCTGAAGTTATGAATATCATAGGAGATGTAGAAGGAAAAGACGTTATACTAGTAGATGATATGATAGATACGGCGGGAACCATTGTAAAGGCTGCTAGCGCTTTGAAAAAGAACGGGGCAAACTCTGTTATGGCATGCTGTACCCATCCGGTTCTCAGCGGTCCGGCATACGAGAGAATAGAAGAGGGAGAGCTTGACGAACTTGTTGTCTCTGATACTCTTCCTTTGAAAAAAGATACTGAAAAAATCAAGGTTCTATCCGTTGCGCCTCTTTTTGGAGAAGTTATAAGAAGGGTATATCATAATGAAAGCGTTAACAGTCTTTTTGTATAA
- the mnmA gene encoding tRNA 2-thiouridine(34) synthase MnmA — MKKVMVAMSGGVDSTVTAYLLKKEGFEVEGVYMKIHTREELHKRYMSNVKKVAEYLGIKVHILDKTEEFMERVYNPFIRGYIEGLTPNPCAICNRYMKFGALVDFAQSQGADFFATGHYVKTDGKFLYEAKDKSKDQSYFLFNIKKEVLPKLLFPLGDMYKEDVKKIARDIEPLREIAEQKESSEICFVENTYIDILREHTKVDMPGVVVDKEGNVIGEHKGYMHYTIGKRKGFTVYGAHEPHYVLKIIPEENKIVVGKREDLDVREVELKDLNMFEEKKEFEATIKVRYRMNKVPCKAVIKNSHAKVYLKEPVFGVASGQAGVFYEGEKVLGGGWIV, encoded by the coding sequence ATGAAAAAAGTGATGGTTGCAATGAGCGGCGGCGTAGATTCTACTGTAACAGCTTATCTTCTGAAAAAAGAAGGTTTTGAAGTCGAAGGCGTATATATGAAGATTCATACAAGAGAAGAGCTTCACAAAAGATATATGTCAAATGTCAAAAAGGTGGCCGAATATCTGGGGATAAAAGTGCATATTCTTGATAAAACAGAAGAGTTTATGGAAAGGGTTTACAATCCTTTTATAAGGGGTTATATAGAAGGACTTACGCCAAATCCTTGTGCAATTTGTAACAGATATATGAAGTTCGGAGCTCTGGTTGACTTTGCTCAGTCGCAGGGAGCGGACTTTTTTGCAACAGGACATTATGTAAAAACGGATGGGAAATTTCTGTACGAAGCAAAAGATAAAAGCAAAGATCAGAGCTATTTTCTTTTCAATATAAAAAAAGAGGTCCTGCCGAAACTGCTTTTTCCTCTTGGTGATATGTACAAAGAGGATGTAAAAAAGATAGCAAGAGATATTGAACCCTTAAGGGAGATAGCGGAACAAAAAGAGAGCAGTGAGATATGTTTTGTGGAAAATACATATATAGATATACTCAGAGAGCATACAAAAGTTGATATGCCGGGCGTGGTTGTGGACAAAGAGGGAAATGTCATAGGAGAGCACAAAGGATATATGCACTATACAATAGGAAAGAGAAAAGGTTTTACTGTATATGGTGCACATGAGCCGCACTATGTTCTAAAAATCATACCCGAAGAGAATAAAATAGTTGTAGGGAAAAGAGAAGATCTAGATGTAAGAGAAGTAGAGTTAAAAGATCTGAATATGTTTGAAGAAAAAAAAGAGTTTGAAGCTACTATAAAAGTCAGATACAGAATGAATAAAGTTCCCTGTAAAGCAGTAATAAAAAACTCTCATGCAAAAGTCTACCTTAAAGAGCCTGTATTTGGAGTGGCAAGCGGTCAGGCCGGAGTTTTCTATGAAGGAGAAAAGGTTCTCGGCGGAGGATGGATAGTATAA
- a CDS encoding TIGR00730 family Rossman fold protein has product MPRGKKYIKDIQAGDVWSVFKIMSDFVEGFDELKSIGPSVTFFGSARLKEDNPYYQKARKLAYMLADRGFNIITGGAGGIMEAANRGAYENGKSESIGLNIELPHEQKSNDYLTINLKFDYFFARKVMLIKYSLAYVIFPGGFGTLDEFFESLTLVQTKKISPISIFLVGTDYWGPLYEFIKTTLVENGTIAPEDVNIITFTDDLGQIVEEVETRLITHIKDLKEAGMEESEHYKALVEFLANKE; this is encoded by the coding sequence ATGCCAAGAGGTAAAAAATATATAAAAGATATACAGGCAGGCGATGTTTGGAGTGTTTTTAAGATAATGAGCGATTTTGTCGAAGGTTTCGATGAATTAAAAAGTATAGGACCTTCTGTAACTTTTTTCGGAAGTGCAAGACTCAAAGAGGACAATCCCTATTATCAAAAAGCAAGAAAACTTGCTTATATGCTTGCCGACAGAGGATTCAATATCATAACAGGCGGTGCAGGCGGTATAATGGAAGCTGCAAACAGAGGGGCGTATGAGAATGGAAAGTCTGAATCTATAGGACTAAATATAGAACTTCCGCATGAGCAGAAGAGCAATGATTATCTTACGATTAATCTTAAATTTGACTACTTTTTTGCAAGAAAGGTTATGCTTATAAAATATTCGCTTGCGTATGTCATATTTCCGGGTGGTTTTGGAACATTGGATGAGTTTTTCGAATCTTTGACCCTAGTTCAGACAAAAAAAATATCGCCGATAAGTATTTTTTTGGTAGGAACAGATTATTGGGGGCCGCTATATGAGTTTATAAAAACTACACTTGTAGAAAATGGTACAATTGCTCCCGAAGATGTAAATATTATAACTTTTACGGATGATCTTGGTCAGATAGTTGAAGAGGTTGAAACAAGACTCATAACTCATATCAAGGATCTAAAAGAAGCCGGAATGGAAGAGAGTGAACACTATAAGGCACTTGTTGAGTTTTTGGCAAATAAAGAGTAA
- a CDS encoding MinD/ParA family protein has product MRFIAITSGKGGVGKSTISANCAYMLSQLGYKVAVFDADIGLANLDIIYNVTPKKNILHVMKGEAEFEDILVKLNNNLYLIPGESGEEILNFDESELVERFLSSLEKFDDFDFLIIDTGAGIGEHVRSFIRAASDVVVVTVPDPSAIMDAYAMIKYSSRVIDSIYMIINETKSKKEALSIFGKIKSVAQNHLESDIDIELLGILEESHIIRESSKNRTLFVKEHPFSRPSSQMLEIIKKLTKNVDKEGSEIGKNSSIAAFFRKLLNRF; this is encoded by the coding sequence ATGAGATTTATTGCAATAACCAGCGGTAAAGGCGGTGTGGGAAAAAGCACCATAAGTGCAAATTGCGCCTATATGCTTTCACAACTGGGTTATAAAGTAGCAGTATTTGATGCGGATATCGGTCTGGCAAACCTGGATATCATATACAATGTAACTCCCAAAAAAAATATTCTGCATGTGATGAAAGGTGAAGCGGAGTTTGAGGATATCTTGGTAAAACTCAACAACAACCTGTATTTGATTCCCGGCGAAAGCGGAGAAGAGATATTGAATTTTGATGAAAGCGAACTTGTGGAGAGATTTCTCTCTTCATTGGAAAAGTTTGACGACTTCGATTTTTTGATTATAGATACGGGAGCGGGGATAGGTGAGCATGTCAGAAGCTTTATCCGTGCGGCCAGCGATGTAGTAGTGGTAACTGTTCCGGATCCTTCTGCTATAATGGATGCTTATGCTATGATAAAATATTCAAGCCGAGTTATTGATAGTATATATATGATTATAAATGAAACAAAATCAAAAAAAGAGGCCCTCTCTATATTTGGCAAAATAAAGAGTGTTGCACAAAATCATCTTGAATCGGATATCGATATTGAACTTTTGGGAATATTGGAAGAGAGTCATATAATCAGAGAGAGTTCAAAGAACAGGACACTTTTTGTAAAAGAGCACCCTTTTTCCAGACCATCATCACAGATGCTGGAAATTATAAAAAAACTTACAAAAAATGTAGACAAAGAGGGAAGTGAAATCGGTAAAAACAGCTCAATTGCTGCTTTTTTCAGAAAACTTTTGAACAGATTTTAG
- the folK gene encoding 2-amino-4-hydroxy-6-hydroxymethyldihydropteridine diphosphokinase has translation MIKNLSGELVLYYCNLFPYVSKKCVKKRNSVLIGIGGNIGDVKRRFKKLLFRLQKNPKISVEATSPILKNPPFGFLEQNDFFNGVIKLSTDMNMYEFLKYVLYLEKSFGRVRTFKNAPRTLDIDIIFFNNIKIDKKNLQIPHPKWKERESVVIPLLYLRKGVHK, from the coding sequence TTGATAAAAAATCTAAGTGGCGAGCTTGTGCTCTATTATTGCAATCTGTTTCCGTATGTATCAAAAAAGTGTGTAAAAAAAAGAAACAGTGTTCTTATAGGCATAGGCGGCAATATAGGAGATGTGAAAAGAAGATTTAAAAAACTGCTTTTCAGACTTCAAAAGAATCCAAAAATATCCGTTGAAGCCACCTCGCCGATTTTGAAAAATCCCCCTTTCGGTTTTCTTGAACAGAATGATTTTTTCAACGGAGTTATAAAACTTTCTACGGATATGAATATGTATGAATTTTTAAAATATGTTCTCTATCTGGAAAAAAGTTTCGGAAGGGTAAGAACTTTTAAAAATGCACCAAGAACGCTCGATATAGATATAATATTTTTCAACAATATTAAAATCGATAAAAAAAATCTACAAATCCCTCATCCGAAATGGAAAGAGAGAGAATCGGTTGTGATACCACTGCTCTATCTAAGAAAAGGTGTTCATAAATGA
- a CDS encoding aminopeptidase P family protein: protein MDSYIVRSESAQFYECGYSCDNAIFLKFGDEAFFITDGRYIQEAKESAKSCEVVESRDLEKAARELIRKNRIKRIVFDPYEWSIGSYEKLSSGMRCRFVKRAAFSHKKRVIKNDEEIELIHTSVKINADIFEKFALYLSKEGMEQTEKRLHFEAEAMLRGYGERSLSFDPIFAIGENAAKPHAIPTQKRLKSGDLVLFDAGVRYKRYCSDRTRTAYFGERLTFEKMGQTFSSRQMQKVYDTVLKAQESAIESIRTGMKACNIDKIARDIIEKAGFGRYFVHSTGHGVGLDIHEMPYISPKSDTVIEEGMVFTVEPGIYIPDKFGVRIEDMVVVKNGRAEIL, encoded by the coding sequence ATGGATAGCTACATTGTAAGAAGCGAGAGCGCACAGTTTTATGAGTGTGGTTACAGCTGTGACAATGCGATATTTCTAAAATTTGGTGATGAGGCTTTTTTTATAACGGACGGCAGATACATACAGGAAGCCAAAGAGTCGGCCAAATCCTGTGAAGTTGTCGAATCAAGGGATCTGGAGAAAGCCGCAAGAGAGCTGATACGCAAAAACCGTATAAAGAGAATTGTTTTTGACCCGTATGAGTGGAGTATAGGCTCTTATGAGAAACTCTCATCCGGAATGAGATGCCGTTTTGTAAAAAGAGCGGCATTTTCCCATAAAAAAAGAGTTATAAAAAATGATGAAGAGATAGAGCTTATCCACACTTCTGTAAAGATAAACGCAGATATATTTGAAAAGTTTGCACTCTATCTTTCAAAAGAAGGCATGGAGCAAACAGAAAAGAGACTCCATTTTGAAGCCGAGGCGATGCTAAGAGGCTATGGAGAACGCAGTCTCAGTTTTGATCCGATATTTGCCATAGGAGAAAATGCCGCGAAACCTCATGCAATTCCCACGCAAAAAAGACTAAAAAGCGGTGACCTTGTACTTTTTGATGCCGGTGTGAGATATAAAAGATACTGCTCTGACAGAACAAGGACGGCATATTTCGGCGAGAGATTAACATTTGAAAAAATGGGACAGACTTTTTCTTCAAGGCAGATGCAAAAAGTATATGATACGGTTTTGAAAGCTCAGGAGAGCGCTATCGAGAGTATCAGAACCGGCATGAAAGCCTGCAATATAGACAAAATAGCAAGAGATATCATCGAAAAAGCAGGATTTGGTCGATATTTTGTCCATTCTACTGGGCATGGAGTGGGTCTTGATATCCATGAAATGCCATATATCTCTCCCAAAAGCGACACGGTTATAGAAGAGGGTATGGTTTTTACGGTGGAGCCTGGTATCTATATTCCTGACAAATTCGGTGTAAGAATAGAAGATATGGTAGTGGTGAAAAACGGCAGAGCCGAAATTCTTTAA
- the aroQ gene encoding type II 3-dehydroquinate dehydratase: MKVMVIQGPNLNMLGVREQNIYGPMRLEQIHDQMKAFAEQNGLDIEFFQSNLEGEIVDKIQECLGDAHGIIINPAAYTHTSIAIRDAIAAVQLPTIEVHISNVYRREEFRQKSLIAPVCAGQISGFGPFSYHLAMVAMLQIFNELKAIQESQQQQQQQA, from the coding sequence ATGAAAGTTATGGTTATTCAGGGTCCAAATCTCAATATGCTTGGAGTCAGGGAACAGAATATCTACGGCCCGATGAGACTTGAGCAGATTCATGACCAGATGAAAGCCTTTGCAGAGCAAAACGGCCTCGATATTGAGTTTTTCCAAAGCAATCTAGAAGGCGAGATAGTAGACAAGATTCAGGAGTGCCTTGGAGATGCCCACGGTATTATCATAAATCCTGCTGCATATACACATACATCTATCGCAATAAGAGATGCGATAGCGGCAGTTCAGCTTCCTACTATAGAAGTTCATATAAGCAATGTCTACAGAAGAGAAGAGTTTAGGCAAAAAAGTCTTATAGCTCCGGTATGTGCGGGACAGATAAGCGGTTTTGGACCGTTTAGCTACCATTTGGCAATGGTTGCCATGCTACAGATTTTTAATGAGCTTAAAGCTATTCAGGAGTCACAGCAACAGCAGCAACAACAGGCGTGA
- the mqnF gene encoding aminofutalosine deaminase family hydrolase, which translates to MKIIKADFILTPNEIMEEKAVAFEKNIIDIDSFEKLISKYPAAEIIETPKNSILLPGLINSHVHLEFSANRASLSYGDFLIWLNSVIKKREKLIKKCQNNCLQNAVTSMLKSGTTAFGAISSYGYDMEICAKSPQRVVFFNEIIGSNPAAADILFSDFLQRLEESQKHKSDRFFPAVAVHSPYSVHTILAKKAIEVAKKNKMPISCHFMESKAEREWLDNDKGDFAKFFKEFLNQSTAANRPEEFLQLFEETDTLFVHAVHTNDKELEIIQKQNNVIVHCPVSNRLLGNGVLNIPKLEDKNITMLLATDGLSSNFSLNLFEEMKAALFLHPNIEPVKLAKKLIDSVTKNAAKALRLECGEIEKGKWADMIICELPEDLENKEDAYLHLILHGENPKMVLIGGEIYD; encoded by the coding sequence ATGAAAATAATCAAAGCGGATTTCATACTCACACCAAATGAAATAATGGAAGAAAAAGCTGTTGCTTTTGAAAAAAATATAATCGACATAGACTCTTTTGAAAAACTGATATCCAAATATCCAGCAGCCGAAATAATAGAGACTCCCAAAAACTCTATTCTGCTGCCGGGACTCATAAATTCGCACGTTCATTTGGAATTCAGTGCAAACAGGGCGTCACTTTCTTATGGTGATTTTCTGATATGGCTCAACAGCGTTATAAAAAAAAGAGAAAAACTTATAAAAAAATGTCAAAACAACTGCCTTCAAAATGCCGTTACATCAATGCTGAAAAGCGGTACAACCGCATTTGGAGCAATAAGCAGTTACGGATATGATATGGAAATTTGCGCAAAATCACCGCAAAGAGTGGTCTTTTTCAATGAGATTATAGGTTCAAACCCGGCTGCGGCAGATATTTTGTTTTCTGACTTTTTACAAAGGCTTGAAGAGTCACAAAAGCACAAAAGTGACAGATTTTTTCCCGCTGTAGCGGTACACTCTCCATATTCCGTTCATACAATACTGGCAAAAAAAGCGATTGAAGTTGCAAAAAAAAATAAGATGCCTATTAGCTGTCATTTTATGGAAAGCAAAGCGGAAAGAGAATGGCTCGACAACGACAAAGGAGACTTCGCAAAATTTTTTAAAGAGTTTTTAAATCAATCTACTGCCGCAAACCGTCCGGAAGAGTTTTTACAACTTTTCGAAGAGACAGATACTCTCTTTGTTCATGCAGTCCATACCAATGACAAGGAGCTTGAAATCATCCAAAAACAGAACAATGTCATAGTACACTGCCCGGTATCAAACAGGCTGCTTGGAAACGGCGTTTTAAATATTCCAAAACTTGAAGATAAAAATATAACAATGCTCCTGGCCACCGATGGTCTCAGCTCAAACTTTTCTCTAAATCTTTTTGAGGAGATGAAAGCTGCTCTTTTCCTGCATCCGAACATAGAACCTGTAAAATTGGCAAAAAAACTTATAGACAGCGTAACAAAAAATGCGGCAAAGGCTTTGAGACTAGAGTGCGGAGAAATTGAAAAAGGAAAATGGGCAGATATGATAATCTGCGAACTGCCTGAAGACCTTGAAAACAAAGAAGACGCTTATCTTCACCTTATTCTACACGGAGAAAATCCCAAAATGGTACTCATAGGAGGAGAAATTTATGATTGA